The region AGTTCTTGAGATCCCTGTAGCAAGGGCACTCGTCCTTGTTGCCATAAGTCCCAGATGGCACGCACTGGCACTTGTCACAGCAAATACCGCAGTATTTCAAGCACCTGTCCTTCACTCCTGCCTTTGAGCACCTCTCCCCGCACTTGGAGTCACAGAAGCCTTCATTTTTTAcattcaaacaaatcaaaacaagtTAATTAGCAACGAAACAAACAGAGCTTAAATTCTGCCACGAAAACAGAGGAATATTGTAAGCGTGGACAAGTGGTGGCATCTTACTTGAACCTGCAGCCACGGAGGCCTCAAAGAAAGAGGAGCTGAGGACAAGACCAACAAGGAGGAAAGTTGCAAGGACGAGCTTCATGTTTGTGCCTGTTCAGAAAAACGCGTAGCAACAGGAGGAGTAGGAAAAAGATGTTTGGAGAATTGGAAGGAATTGTGAAGTGGTGAAGACGTGGAGGGGGATTGTGGGGGTATTTATTGTGGAAAAAAGCAGGGGTAGGTGAAATGTTACGAAATTAACACTAGTTAAGCaacataaataaacaaaaaaagatatcAACTTGCGGATTACACTCTGTCAAAGTGGTTTTTCCTTTAGAATATAGTAGTATCAGAATGCATGAGCCCGTTTATCAGAATCGTGTATCGATTAAGTAAAAACTAGAACATGGTATTAACCAAACGAGTTGATCAGTTTAACTGATCCGAGCAGGTATCCAAAGCAACTTTTAGGTGGCAATGACATCCAAGGTTGAGTGGGTTCCATCAGGGAGAACCTAATAAAGAAGCCCGACTGTAAAATCTCTTTGACATCTTTGATGAGATCAGTAGCAGCCCCATCGATAGCGATGGCTTGgacaactgttttttttttttcttctcatgaTACTCAAATGGGAAATATCAAGAATCAGCGTGGATTAGATGATTTAATAATGCTCTGGATTTTACAAAGAAATATACAGAAAGGAGTAGCACTTGCACGAACGCGGTGCAGACAAGGAGGATGGCCGGCCCCGTCTTTTGCCGATTAAAGTGTGCCGTGTCACATGATGTGTCGATATTAAAggtaaaaacaaaacaactgtGCCCATGGAACTGGTCAGCTACTTAGGTACAGCTTACTTAGGTGCAGCTTCCTGGCTTCTAAGTTCTAACCCCGCatgaacaaatttttattttttattttttatttttgatatcttcacaaaaaaatatcgaattatacgccgttttgagataatcgtactgaactagcaaacgtctcaaactagaGTATCCACGTTTCCAAACGTTTCACTTAATGGTACTatgttaggatttgctgttaaatcacAACAGATTACCCAAaatatcccaattttttttttttaaaaaaaaaaaaagaaaaagaaaatgctatgATATAAGTGTTggtagaatttaacgaaattttcaaaaaaaaaatttacaaaaatacccatgcttgaatctttgaaaatttttatatatatatatatttttttaaaaaaataaacaggtattttggaaatttttgcaggattaatttaagaaaaaatcctaacagagtacccttaagtgagacgtttggaaacgtgaataccctagtttgagacgtttgctagttcaatatgtttatctcaaaacggcgtataattcGATGCTCTTTTGCGaagttatctttttttttttttaaaaaaaaaaaaaagttctaggAAGGTTTGGGTGGAAGGAATACTAGCAATTCAGACAGTAAATATAAGAGAGTCCTTATATGTATGGTTCATTTGTTCAGATAAGTGAATCCTATAAAAGCTTTCTCCCATTTGTTATCTGGAGTGCTAGCAATCCAAACAGCAAATTGACGAATATCAAATCCGAGCAAGAAACACTTTCCATCTTCATTTTTTATCGTAAAGTcaagtcaaataaaaaataaataaataactttttcctctctctttttttttaggccCCAAAACCTAGTCCATGCACTTGTGTTGGTCATCGATAAGGTTAGGAAGTTACTGAGAACTTGTGTGAGGTGCAGCTTCACAATTTGCATAGAATCATCACATTAATTATTCACATGAGCTCAAGCCAAACAAAACCTGGCCCAATTAATGGTGCATGAAGCAATGAATAAACTATTAAAGGCCCTGAAAGCTTAAGGGACCAAAAACCTTTATGTCATTCAATAAGCCTCTCACAAATGATGGTTTAATATATCCTAGGCGTTTACTTTTTATGTCAAAGCTAATTGCAAAGACTGATTTGTTCAGTGGAGTTTCCAAATTACCAGGCCATGAACACTTGGTGCATGTGATAATTTCTTAAAGTAAGACCATCCCCGGTCAGTGACAAACTCAATCCCTAAACTTAattgttagttttagtgttgACAATGTTATAAAAATCTATTGGATTCGTGTTGCTTGAAAGATGAAACAAGCATACAGGCTGGTTTGAAGCTTGCATTGGCTGGAATGAAGCTTTCCATGCTTGTACCAGAAACGACCTCACAGACATTTCAATTTTCCCTTTTCCTCCCCTTTGACTCACTTGACCTGAGCTGGTTTCCATTAAGGTGTATACTGCACTAGATACTAGCTAGCTTGGTCAAATTGGCCTAAGAAGCAATCTAAGTTGTTTAAAGTTGGTAATTTTTGACACATTTTAAGAATTCGATACGAATTTACTACAAAATTAGTAGGTTAAGGTTAATAGAtctgacttgtttaattaaatgagtctcATTAGGGTTGACCTACATAGTCTTGTACTTATGTTTTGACACAATCCAAACTAGATACACCAACATAAGGACTGACATTTTTTGACACGATTAGCAAATTCGACatgaacccaatacaaaattaatgaattaaggTTGAAgagtctgacccgtttaattaaatggattgcGTTATTGTTaatctatatagttttatacccaTATTTTAACATGATTCAAACCTATCACGTGAATATAAATTGCCATAGCAGTAAAAAATGAGGTCATAGGCAGGCTCAAATTAGATTATAATTAACCAATTCTGTCAAAAATATTTGGCAAAGATCATGTACAAGCAAATTGGGAAACCAAATTAGCCCTACCTATGATATCCCTTAAAAGAATTCACACTCGATCGGTCAAAAACGTGTGGGCTACATGCTTCTGTATACAATGGGGTACTGCATATATACAATGTGATGTGTTCCTCCTGCCTACAATGAGACAAGGAGTCGATCTCAATCTGATACCATTATAGAAAAGGCCATTCTCTTGGCATGGTCCACTCACAAATCTTTCGTGCCGCCTCCGTTGATATGTGAGAGGTACACATGATACTTTTAGAGATTTGATTAGACGAATTTTCTTA is a window of Alnus glutinosa chromosome 4, dhAlnGlut1.1, whole genome shotgun sequence DNA encoding:
- the LOC133866770 gene encoding peamaclein is translated as MKLVLATFLLVGLVLSSSFFEASVAAGSSFCDSKCGERCSKAGVKDRCLKYCGICCDKCQCVPSGTYGNKDECPCYRDLKNSKGEPKCP